The Pseudomonas sp. HOU2 DNA window CCACAGGTTCCACCATTCGCCGTCATCGACGTGGATCAGCTCATGCCGAACCAGATCGGCCGGGCCGGCCACAGGCCCGATGCTGGCGAGGTATTGCGGGGTGCAGATCGGAAACACGCGCGGGCAGATCAGCGCTTCACGGGAGTCGGCGTATTGCCCGTCGAGGCCGTAGACGATGCCCAGATCGGCGCTCTTGCCGTCGACTTCGGTGAAGGTCGAATTCGGCTCGATGGCGAACTTCAAACCCGGGCGCAAATGGCGCATCGCTTCGATGCGCGGCATCAACCAGCGCTTGGCAAACCCCGGCACCACCATGATCCGCAACCAGCGCTCGGCATCCTTTGGCTGCGCCTCTTTGCCGGCCTCGATGATCAACTGCAACGCGGCGCTGATCTTGCGGTGGTACTTCTCCCCTGCCGGCGTCAGGTTGACCCCGCGCGAGGTGCGCTCGAACAACTGAATGCCCAGCCAGTCCTCGAGCAGCTTCACGTGCCGACCAATCGCCGGCTGGGTCACGTGCAGGGCTTTCGAGGCCTCGACGTAGCTGCCCAAACGCGCGGCGGCATCAAACGCACGCACCGCGTTGAGCGGCGGCAAACGGTGGTCGGGCATGATTCCTGGCACCTTTGGCTGTTAAATTAACTAACAGCTGCCATGTTTAAATTGAAGTGTCGCCCCGCGCAACCCCTGGCTGATAATCGAGCCACAGCAGAACAAAAAAACAGCTGGTTTCACCCCGTACGCAATCTCGATCCTGCCCAGAAAAATAATATCCATGGCCCGACGACGTCGCTGATTCGCAGCGCAATCGCAGGCGATGGGGGAATCGGAGGTAACGCATGAATGCCCTGCATTCGCTGCAAACACTGGCGGTGTCGATCCGCTCGGTGCGCAAGGTTTACGGTGATCCGAACACCGGTCCGGTGGCGTTGAAAAACATCGACCTGGACATTCGCGACAACGAATTCTTCACCCTGCTCGGCCCTTCCGGCTGCGGCAAAACCACCCTGCTGCGGATGATCGCCGGCTTCGAATTTCCCACCGAAGGCGAGATCCTGCTGTACGGCGAAAACATCGCTGATCGCCCGCCGTTCCAGCGCCCGGTCAACACAGTGTTTCAGCATTACGCATTGTTCCCGCACATGACCATCGCCGAGAACCTGGCCTTCGGCCTCGAATCCCACCCGATGGGCAAGGTGCTGAACAAAGCGCAAATCGCCGAGCGCGTGCGCGAGATGCTCGCGCTGGTGCAGATGGAGCGCTTCGCTCAGCGCAAACCGGCGCAGCTGTCCGGCGGCCAGCAACAACGTGTGGCGCTGGCCCGTGCGTTGGCACCGCACCCGAAAGTCCTGCTGCTGGATGAGCCACTGTCGGCCCTCGATCTGAAGCTACGCCAGGCCATGCGCGAAGAGCTGAAAACCATTCAGGCCAAGACCGGCATCACCTTCATCTTCGTCACCCACGATCAGGAAGAAGCGCTGACCATGTCCGACCGCATCGCCGTGTTGTCCGAAGGTGAAGTGCAGCAGGTCGGCCGCCCGGAAGATATCTACGAACGCCCGCGCAATCGCTTCGTCGCCGACTTCATCGGCGAGACTAACTTCATCCAGGGCACGGTGACGAAGATCGAGGCCGGCCAAGCCTGGTTCGCCGGGCCGGCCGGGCATCCGCTGCCGGCGCAAGCGTGCAGCGACGTGACGGTCGGCGCCAGCGTGACCTTGTCGGTACGTCCCGAGCGCCTGCATCTGGTACCCGCAGCGACCGAGGCCGCGCTGCCGTGCCGGATCGAAGCGCAGATCTACCTGGGCACCGATCTGCAATATCAGGTCAGCCTCAGCGACGGCTCGCGCCTCACCGTGCGTACGCCGAACTGCGTCGACCAGAGCCTGCGCTTTGCCGTCGGCAGTCAGGCCGGTCTGTTGTTCGACCGGGGAAGCGCCAGCGTCCTGCACGATTGAGCCCGAGGAGTTGCCATGCACGCCTTACCGATTGCCAACACGCTGGAGCGCCGCAAGGCCTTCCAGAGTTTCCTCGGGGTCAGCCCGGCGCTGGTCGCCATTGGCCTGTTTCTGCTGGTGCCGATCCTGATCGTCATCGGCTATTCGCTGATGGAAGCCAACCCCTACGGCGGGGTCAACAAAGTCTTCAGCAGCGATGCGTACACCTCGTTGCTGTTCGAACGCCAGATGGACGACAGCCTCGCGTTCGCCGACTCCTACCTGATCATCGCCCTGCGCTCGATCGGTATCGCCGGCCTGACCACAATCATCACCCTGCTGATC harbors:
- a CDS encoding LysR substrate-binding domain-containing protein, which gives rise to MPDHRLPPLNAVRAFDAAARLGSYVEASKALHVTQPAIGRHVKLLEDWLGIQLFERTSRGVNLTPAGEKYHRKISAALQLIIEAGKEAQPKDAERWLRIMVVPGFAKRWLMPRIEAMRHLRPGLKFAIEPNSTFTEVDGKSADLGIVYGLDGQYADSREALICPRVFPICTPQYLASIGPVAGPADLVRHELIHVDDGEWWNLWFAAHELDIHLNSDMLYVNNDHALSVAESGQGIALANEVLVREELKSGKLVRAVDAQVKLESYRVLTPSAELSADAAWFIQWLKTELEADFPEAVIN
- a CDS encoding ABC transporter ATP-binding protein → MNALHSLQTLAVSIRSVRKVYGDPNTGPVALKNIDLDIRDNEFFTLLGPSGCGKTTLLRMIAGFEFPTEGEILLYGENIADRPPFQRPVNTVFQHYALFPHMTIAENLAFGLESHPMGKVLNKAQIAERVREMLALVQMERFAQRKPAQLSGGQQQRVALARALAPHPKVLLLDEPLSALDLKLRQAMREELKTIQAKTGITFIFVTHDQEEALTMSDRIAVLSEGEVQQVGRPEDIYERPRNRFVADFIGETNFIQGTVTKIEAGQAWFAGPAGHPLPAQACSDVTVGASVTLSVRPERLHLVPAATEAALPCRIEAQIYLGTDLQYQVSLSDGSRLTVRTPNCVDQSLRFAVGSQAGLLFDRGSASVLHD